Proteins encoded in a region of the Burkholderia ubonensis subsp. mesacidophila genome:
- the fabG gene encoding 3-oxoacyl-ACP reductase FabG: MRALVTGGSGALGQAICEALALAGHEVWVHANRHLAQAEAVAQRIVAAGGAAHAIAFDVTDADAVDAALARLVDDAPVQILVNNAGIHADAPMAGMSRQQWRSVIDVSLNGFFNVTQPLLLPMIRTRWGRIVNIASVAGVTGNRGQVNYAAAKAGLIGATRSLSLELASRGITVNAVAPGIIASPMAEHAFPAERIKQLVPAQRAGRPDEVAGMVAYLVSDAAAYVTGQVLSVNGGLA; this comes from the coding sequence ATGCGCGCGCTCGTGACGGGCGGCAGCGGCGCGCTCGGGCAGGCGATCTGCGAAGCGCTGGCGCTGGCCGGCCATGAAGTCTGGGTGCACGCGAACCGCCATCTCGCGCAGGCGGAGGCGGTCGCGCAGCGGATCGTCGCGGCAGGCGGCGCCGCGCATGCGATCGCGTTCGACGTGACCGACGCCGACGCGGTCGACGCCGCGCTCGCGCGGCTCGTCGACGACGCGCCGGTGCAGATCCTCGTCAACAACGCGGGCATCCACGCCGACGCGCCGATGGCCGGCATGTCGCGGCAGCAATGGCGCAGCGTGATCGACGTGTCGCTGAACGGCTTCTTCAACGTCACGCAGCCGCTGCTGCTGCCGATGATCCGCACGCGCTGGGGGCGGATCGTCAACATCGCGTCGGTCGCGGGCGTGACCGGCAACCGCGGGCAGGTCAACTATGCGGCCGCGAAGGCCGGGCTGATCGGCGCGACCCGGTCGCTGTCGCTCGAGCTCGCATCGCGCGGCATCACCGTGAACGCGGTCGCGCCCGGCATCATCGCGTCGCCGATGGCCGAACACGCGTTTCCCGCCGAACGCATCAAGCAGCTCGTGCCCGCGCAGCGCGCGGGCCGGCCCGACGAAGTCGCGGGCATGGTCGCGTATCTCGTGTCGGATGCGGCGGCCTACGTGACGGGGCAGGTGCTGTCGGTCAACGGCGGCCTCGCATGA
- a CDS encoding phosphopantetheine-binding protein, whose protein sequence is MMNALEQELAALIIGELNLEDVSLDAVTADTPLYGEGFGLDSIDILEIALLISKKYGFELRSDNPDNERIFATLGALADYVAAHRAK, encoded by the coding sequence ATGATGAACGCACTGGAACAAGAGCTCGCCGCGCTGATCATCGGCGAACTGAATCTCGAAGACGTGTCGCTCGACGCAGTGACCGCCGACACTCCGTTGTATGGGGAAGGATTCGGGCTCGACTCCATCGACATCCTGGAAATCGCGCTGCTGATCTCGAAGAAGTACGGCTTCGAGCTGCGCTCGGACAATCCGGATAACGAAAGGATCTTCGCGACGCTCGGCGCGCTCGCCGACTACGTCGCCGCGCATCGCGCGAAATGA